CATGTTCATGCCTATCAGCTCTTTCCTTTAGCTGAATGTTCTCCCCTATGTCAGCAAAATGCTCACAGATTTGCGAAGGAAGGGGGGACCATCACAGAAGTTCAATATGGCGATGAGGTGCCCTTTCTCGAAGATGGTATCATTATTGATGGGATATTTGGCACTGGATTTAGGGGAGAAGTCGAAGAGCCCATTAAAAGCATTATAGCCTCAGCAAATGCATCAGGGCTTCCTATTCTTTCCATAGATATTCCCTCTGGACTTGATGGAGAGACGGGAGTTGTTCAAGGAGAAGCGATCGAAGCTGCGCAGACTGCTTTTTTAGGTCTGCCTAAATTAGGGTTTTTTATTAGAGATGGCTGGAATAAGGTAGGCAAATTAAAACATGTCGATTTCGGGTTACCTCGTGAAATTATCGAAGATTTTACTTCACAAATCGAAATGCTATCTATTGACTTTCTTTTACCATTTTTACCTAAGGTTATCAGAAATAGAAGCAAATACGAAGCAGGCTATGTAGTCGCACTCGCGGGATCCCCTGGCATGTCAGGCGCCGCATACCTCTCTTCCATGTCTGCTCTACGCAGTGGTGCTGGCATTGTGCGATTGCTCTATCCTGATGGCATGCAAGCAGAAATGGCTAGTAGCCCTTGGGAACTTGTCAAAACGGCTTATGACTCTAATAATAGCGAGGATGTACTAGCACATATCAATCGCGCCTCTGCAGTTTATATAGGTCCTGGCATGGGACGTTCCCCCACAACTTTTTCCCTATTAAAAAATATTTTGCCTTATGTAGAAGTGCCTTGTGTTATTGATGCTGACGCCTTGAACATTATTGCCGAAGAAAATCTTGGAGTTCCTGAGGAGGCTATCCTTACGCCACACCTAGGAGAACTTTATCGGCTACTTGGCCTTACAGAACGTCAACCTCTCGATCTTGATTTTTTAAAACGATGCCAAAATTATGCAGAAGAGAAAAGAATCATCTTAGTTGTCAAAGGAGGCCCTACTTTCATCTTTCAGCGGGATAAAGCTACCTATGTTAATCCGGTGGGAGACCCTGGAATGGCAACAGCAGGTAGTGGGGATGTTCTTACAGGTTTGATTGCAGGGCTCCTTTCTCAAGGCGTGCCCCCTCACGGTGCTGCTTGCTTGGGAGTTTATCTCCATGGCTTAGCGGGGGAGGCTGCTGCAGAGGAAAGAACTCCTTTCTGCATGACCGCTTCTGACCTAATTGGCTATTTTCCGGAAGCCTTTACATTTTCTTGGTTTAATCTTTCTTAAGATCCAAATTGCTAGCCAAAAACTTGGCTACACGGCTCTTTGTCAAAGGCATGGAATAGTACTATAATCGGACTTAGGTCTTCCCTAATTAGCTTAGTAAGACTTTTTTAGCAAACAAGAGCTAAAAAATTACCCAGTGAAATAGCTAGTAGCCAATTGATAAATGGCGCCTTCATCTGTTCCAATCAAAATTCTATCTTCTTGTTTTGTCATCGAAGTGATGTCACCATAAAAACGAGGTATTTCTCTTCTTGCTTTGCTATCTTGATCGTAGTATGTCACGCGATCTTTAATAGCCACATAAAAACCCCTCTTCTCAGGAAAAAGTTGGACGACAGGGCCAGCTTCAGGCTTAAACGTTTTGATTACTTTTTCTTTATTGATATCCCAAATTTTAATGCCATTTCGTGAAATGGAATACAGAGTTTGTTCATGTGCAGCTAATTGAGTCGCCGTTAAAGATCCAGCTTTAATATGCTTTAGTTTCTGAGAATTGCGATTAAAAAAACAGATGGCACGGTCGGAACCAGCAGAAATGATCTGTTCTTGAGTCATCAATAATGCTGTCACATTTTTTTTGTGGCTTTTGGACAACAAATGCACGCGTTTTTTTTGATTTAAATCGATGACTAAAATACCTCCATCCTTTAAGCCTACAGCTAATTGTTCTTCACAAATAGCAAGTTTTGTTGTCTCACTTAACACTTTAGGGTCATTAAAAGAATGTTCCTGAGCTAGGTGAGTCGATACCTGTCCAATGGCTCGAAATTTTACGATGGAATCCTCTTTAAAAATCATGGCCAAATAGTCGTTGTTTAAGGTGAAATCCTGAATTTTTAAAGGAGTGGAAAAAAACTCATTGCAGAGTGAAGAATCTCTCATTCTTTCTTCTAAAAAAGAAAAACGATTGGGATGTTCAATCAAAGTAAAGTATCTGCCCTTTCGATAAGGAATTAATTTTGAAACCTTCCCTTTAGTCCTTACTTCATTAATCACTCTTTGGGTATGGCCTACACAAGTTGCCATGGAACTTTCGAAATCTTCAGTAGCTACTGGCTTCAACACCTCAAAAATATGTTTCATTTTCTTGGATGTGCCATGTTCTAGAACCTTAACTGAAGAAATTTCAGTAACTACCGGCTGCTGCAAAGCTTTAAAAGCACGTTTGACACCCTTGCATTCTTCTTTCATTACTTCTAACCTTGAAGCTAAGGATTGGTCAAATTCGCTTGCCACGCAGTTGGGCAAAGCGTAAAGTTTTTCCATTTGCTTCATAAGTTCATTGAGCTGCGCAAAAGGATTTGTTGTATTTTGTGTTGGCTGCATAATTTCTCCAAAAACAAAGAAAATACTTTAGCGATTACTTAGAATAATCTCCAGAAAAGCAAAGCTTATAATGCGACTTTTTGTATAATGCACTTAAACCCTCTTTTTAACTGCCAGACAATCAACGCGATGTTTTTAAAAAGTCAAAAGCATACGGGATCCCTCGCTATCGCTATTTTATTATTTTATACGGCTCCAATCGCTGCTTGGACCTTATATAGCTTCAAGTTTTTCGGTAGAAATACAAGCTGGACTCTTTTTTCTTCGGGCCTTGTCTTACTCTTTTTCGGCTCATTATTCCTTCTGGTTTGCTTAAAAAAACGCGATAGATTATTAGCCACAAATACCTTAGCCTTCATTCCTGAAGAAAACCAAGAGAGTTTTAAGCCTATCACAGAAGAGCTAGAATCATTGACACGAGAAGATGTACCGGATCGTGATGAACTCGTTAGTACTTGCCATGAATTGCAAGAAAAGCTTTCTCTTATCACTTTAGAATCTTCTGAAACGATAGAGGAGCTAAAAAACAGCCTTGATCATAAACAGCAACAAATTTCCCATTTAGAAAATCAGATCCACGATTTGCGATATGAAATCAAGACTTTACTCAACCTTACTGAAATCGACTATCGCCAGAAATCCCCTTCGTTGTTATATCAAGAGCAGCCACTACTTCCTCTTCCTAATGAGCCCGTCAGAGATTTCACAATCACTTCATTAAACGAAGCAAAAGCGCTACTAAAACAATGCCTCTTCGTTGCACAGAGAATCACAGGCTCTAACCAATTTAAGTCTTCTTCAAAGCTTGGGCTTCTTCCACTTGAACACACCACGCTTGACTTGCGTGTCTTATTTGATGCTTTTCGCGAAGAAACTAGCGCTTTGATCGCTGTTTTTTCCACAAAAGACCACAAACTTATTTTTGCAAACAACCAAGCAAAGCCTTTATTTGGCTACCATCCAGATAAATTTGTTCAGGATTTTTTATTTTTAATAAAAGATTGCCGGCAGGATTGGGAAGATGCAATTCAACAACTCATCACTAAATCCGAAACCTCCATGCATCTTGCAATAAGAAGTAGAAGTGGAGAAACTCTGTCAGTGGCTTGTTGCTTATCGACTATTCCGACAGGGATTTTTAGAGATCTTGGAATTTGTGTCCTCTTTTTGGACTAATCTTCCTCAACTACCCATTTTTTTAAGCCCTGCTCAAGTAGATTGAGATAGAGCTTTTTTATTGTTTCTCCCAATTGCCAAAATCTTTGCCAAAAGCTTTTTGAAGAGGGATGGTTCTGATCAACTTGTTTTAATCCACAAAAATAATTGCTCTCTGGATTTTTTAGCGATAAAGCCACCAAATCTCCTTCAAAGTACTTAGCCCAGGTAAGACGTCTTGGAAGAGGGAAAAGGGAGAGCTGATTCTCAGGTTTTTGCATGGGTACAGCCAGATTCACCTGTAAAGGCGCAAGCCGCACTTTTCTTAATCCTTTCTCAATCACTTCGAATTGGTCGTAGATGATTCCTTTGCCAGATTGGTTCATGTTTGTGAAATAATGAGGATGCTGATAAAGAGCCTTTTCAGCTAAGCTATGGCATGCTCTATTGTATCTTTTATCGTGTAAAATCCAAATAACATCAAATCCAAGGGTTTGATAATCGTTGTTTCGAGACAAAACCTCTTCATCATCAATGAATGAACATTGAATTTCAAAAATGATTTTTTCCTCCATCCAGGCCACATCTGCAATCCGATTAATAGGCGTAAAACGTTTTTCTAATTCTACCTGGCCTTTGGGTAAAATTTGCAAAAAATGTTCTTGGATCGCCAAATGGGTAAGGCTTTTATGGCTCAGCAAGCAACGTTTGGAGGGGTGGTTGTGGTAAAAGTGCTCCCTGCGAAAAGCTCCTCGACGCACGCGCACTTCAGCATTGCATTCTAGACATCTATAATCTAATTTGCGTTCTGCATCTTTTGCAAGAATCAGTTTATCTGTATGATCTAACGCGTATAGCTGCATCTTAAATCTCCCTTGCATACGATATTTCTAAAAATTAGTTGAAAAGATCTTACATTTTTTCTAAATATTAGATCTCTTGTATAACTTCATTGGCTTGCTAAAATTACCCTTTTTGGCGCCTTTATCGCTAAATTTTTCAACCCTATGTACTTCATAGGCTCTCAAAATTTTTGGATAAATTCACTCAAAAATGATTAATTTTTTCAAGCAAAGCAAGTTATGCAAGAAGTCTATTAAACCCAACGCTATAAAACTATGGACATGTAAGTCTTGACAAAAACCTTTGCGCTCAATGACAATGTGACTGCTCTCCTTTTCAGGCAATTTTAGGTCATAATGAATAAAAATAATTTTAAAAGCTCTTTTGCCCCTCAACATCAGCAAAAAGTCGACGAACTCGTTAGTATTGCGAAAGAACAAGGGTTTATTACCTATGAGGAAATCAACGATATCCTGCCGATGACTTTTGATTCCCCTGATCAAATTGACCAGGTGCTGATCTATTTAAGTGGGATGGATATCCAGATTCTTAACCAAATTGAAGTTGACAAGCAGAAAGAAAAGAAAAAAGAGGCCAAAGAATTAGAGGGTCTGCCTAAAAGAATTGAGGGAACTCCTGACGATCCTGTAAGAATGTATTTAAAAGAAATGGGTTCTGTCCCTCTCTTGACACGCGAACAAGAGGTCGAAATCTCCAAGAGGATAGAAAAGGCACAAGCTCAAATCGAACGCATCATTATGCGTTTTCGCTATTCTACAAGAGAAGCCATTTCGATCGCATCCTTCCTTATCGCTGGCAAGGAGCGTTTTGATAAAAGCATCTCTGAAAAAGAGATCATCAATAAAAATGAATTTTTAAATCTTCTTCCAAGATTAAGTGAGCTTCTGAAAAAAGAAGATGAAGAGCTTGAGAAATTGCTGATCGAAATGGAGGATCCTAAGCTTAAAAAAACAGATCTAGCCCGCCTACAAGATACCATTGAAAAATGCCGCATCCGTACACAAGCTTATCTGCGCCGTTTTCACTGTAGACATAATATTATTGAAGACTTCGGCGAAGTGATCTTAAATGCCTACGATCGTTTTCTTGCCTTAGAAAAAGAACTACTAGAGCTTAAACCTCGAGCTGAGCGCAATAAATTTGCTCAAGCAAAACTGCTTGCGGTGCAAAGAAAACTTCGCAAGCGAGAGCTAGCTGCAGGCAGAAACTTAGATGAATTTAAAAAAGATGTTCGCATGCTCCATCGTTGGCTTGATAAGAGTCAGGAAGCAAAACGCGAAATGGTGGAATCTAACTTGCGCTTAGTGATTTCCATTGCAAAAAAATACACCAACCGTGGGCTTTCTTTCCTAGACCTTATCCAAGAGGGTAATATGGGATTAATGAAGGCAGTTGAAAAATTTGAATACCGCCGTGGTTACAAGTTTTCAACCTATGCAACTTGGTGGATTCGTCAGGCTGTAACTCGAGCAATCGCTGACCAAGCGCGTACAATCCGTATCCCTGTGCACATGATTGAAACCATCAATAAAGTATTACGCGGTGCTAAAAAGCTCATGATGGAAACTGGCCGTGAACCTACCCCAGAAGAGCTGGCTAATGAGCTAGGCTTAACTTCTGAAAAGGTTCGAGAAATCTACAAGATCGCGCAACATCCTATTTCCCTTCAAGCGGAAGTAGGCGATGGCGGAGAAAGCCAATTTGGAGACTTCCTTGAAGACACAGGTGCCGATTCTCCCGCAGAAGCTACGGGTTATTCCATCTTAAAAGATAAGATGAACGAGGTGTTAACAACCTTAACAGATCGCGAAAGAAAAGTATTAATTCAACGCTTTGGTTTGCTTGATGGCAAGCCAAAAACTTTAGAAGAAGTTGGCGTGGAATTTAATGTGACTCGAGAACGCATTCGCCAAATCGAAGCCAAAGCTTTGCGCAAAATGCGTCACCCGACACGTTCTAAACAACTCAAAGCCTTCCTAGACTTGCTAGAAGCAGAATAACCTTTTGGGAATTTGCAAATTCATGCAAGTCCCCTCAATATTAGACCTCTTGCATAACTTGCTTTGTTTGAAAAAATTGATCATTTTTGAGTGAATTTATCGGAAAATTTTGAGAGCGTATGAGTACATATGGTTGAAAAATTTAACGATAGAGGTGCCAAAAAGGGCAATTTTAGCAAGCCAATGAAGTTATGCAAGAAGTCTATTATAGCGATTTAAACATTCAATCGGTTATTCTCAACCGATCACAATAACCCCAAAGTGTGATGGATATTAATCCGGAACTTGATACCAAAAAACTGCTTCAGTTGCTCGATGACAGTGGCCCTATTAGCCGTTATCTTCCTGATTATGAGACCCGCGAAGAGCAGCGGCAAATGATGCGAAATGTCATTGATGCCTTTAACCACAACCAAATTGCGTTAATTGAAGCGGGGACGGGAACAGGCAAGAGCATGGCCTATCTTATCCCTGCAATGATTGCAGCTTCAGTACATAAAGAAAAAATTGTCATTTCTACAAACACGATTTCGCTTCAAGAGCAACTTCTTCAAAAAGACATTCCTCTTGTGGCTAATGCATTAGGGCTTTCCCTAAAGGTAGTGATTGCAAAAGGCATGAATAACTATCTTTGTTTAAGAAAGCTTGATGAAGTGCAGTTTGAAATGCTTCTTTTGCCAGAAAAGGAACGAACTGAGATAGAAAAAATTGAACAATACCGAGATGGCGGTTCGCGTTCTAGTCTCCCCTTTAACCCTTCTCCCCATGTTTGGGAGCTTGTTGGTGCAGAACACGATATGTGCACTCATATTGAATGTCCTCACTACCAAAAATGCCCCTACTTTGGAGCTAGAAGGCAAGCCAGCGATGCCTCTTTGATTATTGTCAACCATCACCTTCTTTTTGCGGATCTAACGATGCGCGCAGAAACACAAAACTACACATCCCAAGCTGTATTGCCCGCTTATAATCGACTCATCCTCGATGAAGCGCATAATATAGAAGATATTGCAACAGAATATTTCGCTAATCACCTAAGCCGTTTTGAAATACTGCGCTTGCTAGGAAAACTCAATGTAGAAAAAGCTGGGAACCGTTCTGGAAAACTTCACATTCTGAAAGAAAAGTTGCATACGTTTTTTATTAAAAATCCAGCGAAAGAAGGAACTCAACTTTTTCATTTTTTATCGACAGAACTTCCCGCGCTTAGACGAGAGTTACAAAAAATTTTAAATGATACTTTTCTTGAATTTCATCAGTTTATGATGATTTGTCAAAACGAATCAGACAGCTCTGAAGAAGGAAAGCTGCGACTGCTAAAACATCATATAGAAATGGCTGATTGGCAAGAAAAAATCCTTCCTTTAGCAACAGAACTATCTGCAAAGCTAAAACTCTTTATTAACGCGGTTTCTACTATTGAAGAAAAAATTCGCTGGTTTAAAGATGACAAACTAGTTGAGCAAACAAAAGTTTTATGCTTCGAAATCAAGGCTTTAACTCTACGCTTAGAAGAAATGGAAACCATTTTAATGGATTTCGTACAGGGGACTAGGGAGACGGGAAAAGTCAAATGGATAGAGTCTGAGTTTTTTAGAAGTGGCATCAACACTTCATTAATGAATGCCCATTTGGATATTTCACAACTCCTCGTTTCCCGTCTATTTGATAAATTTGATACCATTATTCTCTCAAGCGCCACCTTAACGAGCAATCAGCATTTCTCATTTTTGCGTTCGCGATTAGGTCTACAAGGCTCTTTTTTGGAGAAACGGTCAATTACTGAACATATCTATCCCTCCCCCTTTGATTTTTCTAAACAGGTTTTGCTTCTTGTTCCCCAAGACTTGCCCCTCCCATCAAGTCCAAATTTCTTAAACCAAGCTTCAGTATTCATTTTAAAAGCCGTAGAAGCTAGTAAAGGAAGGGCTTTTGTGCTTTTCACCTCCTATCACATGCTACAAAGTTGTGCAGCATTGTTGAGCGATCAGCTGAAAGAACAACGCTACCACCTATTAAAACAGGGAGACGAGAATCGCAATGCGCTTATTGATAAATTCAAAAAAACAGACCGCTCTGTATTATTTGGGACAGACTCTTTTTGGGAAGGGGTTGATGTCGCGGGTGAGGCTCTTCAATGTGTGATTATCGTAAAATTACCTTTTAAGGTTCCAAGTGATCCCCTACTGCAGGCAAGAGCAGAAGATCTTACAGCGAAAGGAGTCAATCCTTTTTTTAATTATTTCCTCCCACAAGCCATTGTAAAATTTAAACAAGGCTTCGGCCGGCTAGTGCGTCATAAAAAAGACCGAGGATGTATTATTTGCCTCGACAATCGTCTAATCCACAAAAATTATGGAAAGAATTTCTTGGATAGTTTGCCAGAATGTCGGCAAATCTTCGCCCCGAGCGTACTTGTAGAAAAATTCATGTTTGATTTTTATAAGCCTCAAAAAAATCAAAAGAATTAATAATTAGCGCTATCTATTTGCAATAATTACTAATTTATGTTT
This genomic stretch from Chlamydiales bacterium STE3 harbors:
- a CDS encoding Bifunctional NAD(P)H-hydrate repair enzyme Nnr (Product derived from UniProtKB/Swiss-Prot:Q2RGI2;Gene name derived from UniProtKB/Swiss-Prot:Q2RGI2;EC number derived from UniProtKB/Swiss-Prot:Q2RGI2), with product MKIATPDQMAHLENIAYQEGHQEAVFMEEAGSGVGLIVHEYVERFGLEHQVILICGKGNNAGDAYVAGSHLLLLDYHVHAYQLFPLAECSPLCQQNAHRFAKEGGTITEVQYGDEVPFLEDGIIIDGIFGTGFRGEVEEPIKSIIASANASGLPILSIDIPSGLDGETGVVQGEAIEAAQTAFLGLPKLGFFIRDGWNKVGKLKHVDFGLPREIIEDFTSQIEMLSIDFLLPFLPKVIRNRSKYEAGYVVALAGSPGMSGAAYLSSMSALRSGAGIVRLLYPDGMQAEMASSPWELVKTAYDSNNSEDVLAHINRASAVYIGPGMGRSPTTFSLLKNILPYVEVPCVIDADALNIIAEENLGVPEEAILTPHLGELYRLLGLTERQPLDLDFLKRCQNYAEEKRIILVVKGGPTFIFQRDKATYVNPVGDPGMATAGSGDVLTGLIAGLLSQGVPPHGAACLGVYLHGLAGEAAAEERTPFCMTASDLIGYFPEAFTFSWFNLS
- a CDS encoding hypothetical protein (Product derived from UniProtKB/Trembl:Q6MEU7), with the translated sequence MQLYALDHTDKLILAKDAERKLDYRCLECNAEVRVRRGAFRREHFYHNHPSKRCLLSHKSLTHLAIQEHFLQILPKGQVELEKRFTPINRIADVAWMEEKIIFEIQCSFIDDEEVLSRNNDYQTLGFDVIWILHDKRYNRACHSLAEKALYQHPHYFTNMNQSGKGIIYDQFEVIEKGLRKVRLAPLQVNLAVPMQKPENQLSLFPLPRRLTWAKYFEGDLVALSLKNPESNYFCGLKQVDQNHPSSKSFWQRFWQLGETIKKLYLNLLEQGLKKWVVEED
- a CDS encoding RNA polymerase sigma factor SigA (Product derived from UniProtKB/Swiss-Prot:Q9Z7F0;Gene name derived from UniProtKB/Swiss-Prot:Q9Z7F0), whose translation is MNKNNFKSSFAPQHQQKVDELVSIAKEQGFITYEEINDILPMTFDSPDQIDQVLIYLSGMDIQILNQIEVDKQKEKKKEAKELEGLPKRIEGTPDDPVRMYLKEMGSVPLLTREQEVEISKRIEKAQAQIERIIMRFRYSTREAISIASFLIAGKERFDKSISEKEIINKNEFLNLLPRLSELLKKEDEELEKLLIEMEDPKLKKTDLARLQDTIEKCRIRTQAYLRRFHCRHNIIEDFGEVILNAYDRFLALEKELLELKPRAERNKFAQAKLLAVQRKLRKRELAAGRNLDEFKKDVRMLHRWLDKSQEAKREMVESNLRLVISIAKKYTNRGLSFLDLIQEGNMGLMKAVEKFEYRRGYKFSTYATWWIRQAVTRAIADQARTIRIPVHMIETINKVLRGAKKLMMETGREPTPEELANELGLTSEKVREIYKIAQHPISLQAEVGDGGESQFGDFLEDTGADSPAEATGYSILKDKMNEVLTTLTDRERKVLIQRFGLLDGKPKTLEEVGVEFNVTRERIRQIEAKALRKMRHPTRSKQLKAFLDLLEAE
- a CDS encoding hypothetical protein (Product derived from UniProtKB/Swiss-Prot:P44680;Gene name derived from UniProtKB/Trembl:Q6MEU9;EC number derived from UniProtKB/Swiss-Prot:P44680;Probable ATP-dependent helicase HI_0387); protein product: MDINPELDTKKLLQLLDDSGPISRYLPDYETREEQRQMMRNVIDAFNHNQIALIEAGTGTGKSMAYLIPAMIAASVHKEKIVISTNTISLQEQLLQKDIPLVANALGLSLKVVIAKGMNNYLCLRKLDEVQFEMLLLPEKERTEIEKIEQYRDGGSRSSLPFNPSPHVWELVGAEHDMCTHIECPHYQKCPYFGARRQASDASLIIVNHHLLFADLTMRAETQNYTSQAVLPAYNRLILDEAHNIEDIATEYFANHLSRFEILRLLGKLNVEKAGNRSGKLHILKEKLHTFFIKNPAKEGTQLFHFLSTELPALRRELQKILNDTFLEFHQFMMICQNESDSSEEGKLRLLKHHIEMADWQEKILPLATELSAKLKLFINAVSTIEEKIRWFKDDKLVEQTKVLCFEIKALTLRLEEMETILMDFVQGTRETGKVKWIESEFFRSGINTSLMNAHLDISQLLVSRLFDKFDTIILSSATLTSNQHFSFLRSRLGLQGSFLEKRSITEHIYPSPFDFSKQVLLLVPQDLPLPSSPNFLNQASVFILKAVEASKGRAFVLFTSYHMLQSCAALLSDQLKEQRYHLLKQGDENRNALIDKFKKTDRSVLFGTDSFWEGVDVAGEALQCVIIVKLPFKVPSDPLLQARAEDLTAKGVNPFFNYFLPQAIVKFKQGFGRLVRHKKDRGCIICLDNRLIHKNYGKNFLDSLPECRQIFAPSVLVEKFMFDFYKPQKNQKN